Proteins from one Candidatus Poseidoniia archaeon genomic window:
- a CDS encoding acyl-CoA thioesterase yields MSDGEGQPVIRVLMMPKDTNAFGTIFGGVILSQIDQAAAIEAHRHHVGIVVTIAMDSVEFKQPVLVGDLVSYYCTTHRVGTSSVSVDVNVMAQRQFAESGKFIPVTEARVTMVAIGDDCQPIPLSRPQD; encoded by the coding sequence ATGAGCGATGGAGAGGGGCAGCCGGTAATCCGCGTGCTGATGATGCCAAAAGACACCAACGCCTTCGGCACCATCTTCGGCGGGGTAATCCTGAGCCAGATTGACCAGGCCGCCGCGATCGAGGCGCACCGGCACCACGTGGGGATAGTCGTGACGATCGCGATGGACTCGGTCGAGTTCAAGCAGCCGGTCCTCGTCGGCGACCTCGTTTCCTACTACTGCACCACGCACCGCGTCGGGACGAGCTCGGTCAGCGTCGATGTGAACGTCATGGCGCAGCGGCAGTTCGCCGAGAGCGGCAAGTTCATCCCGGTGACCGAGGCGCGCGTCACGATGGTCGCCATCGGCGACGACTGCCAGCCGATCCCGCTCAGCCGCCCGCAGGATTAG
- a CDS encoding isoaspartyl peptidase/L-asparaginase, whose product MRIVVHGGAGHSPEEQDGVDAAAEVGWELLAGGADAVSAAIAAVVALEDDPRFNAGTGSCLRADGSVQVDAAVACSDGRLGTVAAVEDIANPVRVARLVMDEEFDTLAGSGARAYAQTHGITPAPVTGSQRKSATDTVGAVALDAEGVFAVASSTGGVSGRPVGRVGDTPHWGGGLWTDAGIGIAATGIGEAISRRLLCFRVAQKMANGLSLAEALAWGVALYPADVEIGLIALSEGEGVGISNASMPWALRQD is encoded by the coding sequence ATGCGCATCGTGGTCCACGGCGGCGCCGGCCATTCGCCGGAGGAGCAGGATGGCGTTGACGCCGCTGCCGAGGTCGGCTGGGAGCTGCTCGCCGGCGGCGCTGACGCGGTCAGCGCTGCGATCGCCGCGGTCGTTGCGCTCGAGGACGACCCGCGCTTCAACGCCGGCACCGGCTCCTGCCTGCGCGCCGACGGCTCGGTGCAGGTCGACGCGGCGGTGGCGTGCAGTGACGGCCGGCTGGGGACGGTCGCCGCTGTCGAAGATATCGCCAACCCGGTCCGCGTCGCGCGGCTGGTCATGGACGAGGAGTTCGACACGCTCGCCGGCAGTGGCGCGCGAGCGTACGCGCAGACCCATGGTATCACGCCGGCGCCGGTCACCGGCTCGCAGAGGAAATCGGCGACCGACACAGTCGGCGCTGTCGCGCTCGACGCCGAAGGCGTCTTCGCGGTGGCATCTTCGACCGGCGGCGTCAGCGGCCGCCCGGTGGGGCGCGTCGGCGATACGCCGCACTGGGGTGGCGGGCTCTGGACCGACGCGGGAATCGGGATTGCGGCGACCGGCATCGGCGAGGCGATTTCGCGCCGGCTGCTCTGCTTCCGCGTCGCGCAGAAGATGGCCAACGGCCTTTCGCTCGCCGAGGCGCTCGCGTGGGGCGTCGCGCTCTATCCCGCCGACGTGGAAATCGGGCTGATTGCGCTCTCCGAGGGTGAGGGCGTCGGAATCTCCAATGCGAGCATGCCGTGGGCGTTGCGGCAGGACTAA